A stretch of the Nitratireductor thuwali genome encodes the following:
- a CDS encoding DegT/DnrJ/EryC1/StrS family aminotransferase, with product MQFIDLGAQRERIQGRLEKRLAKVLAEGRYILGPEVAELEQQLAEHIGVRHAVACANGTDALLIPLRAMGIGPGDAVFCPSFTFAATAEVVALAGASPVFVDIDPDTYNIDTESLEAAIRHVREETALTPRAIIPVDLFGLAADYQTISRIAAREELFVIEDAAQATGGSSGNTMCGAFGDVAGTSFYPAKPLGCYGDGGAMFTNDDDLAEKLRSIAFHGKGKSQYDNVRIGLNSRLDTIQAAILIEKLGLLAEEMDLRQAVADRYAEGLGDLVKVPRIAAGNRSAWAQYAIETPERDAVRAHLSEKGIPSVVYYERPLHVQEAYSAYPRTPTGLPVSEGLPERILCLPMHPYLTHSDQDRVIEAVREGVRRAAE from the coding sequence ATGCAGTTCATCGATCTCGGCGCGCAGCGTGAGCGCATCCAGGGCAGGCTGGAGAAGCGTCTGGCCAAGGTGCTGGCCGAAGGCCGCTATATATTGGGACCGGAAGTCGCCGAATTGGAGCAGCAGCTGGCCGAGCATATCGGCGTCCGGCACGCGGTGGCCTGCGCCAACGGCACCGACGCGCTGCTGATCCCCTTGAGGGCCATGGGCATCGGCCCCGGCGATGCCGTCTTCTGCCCCAGCTTCACCTTCGCCGCGACGGCGGAAGTGGTTGCCCTTGCGGGCGCTTCGCCGGTCTTCGTCGACATCGACCCCGACACCTACAACATCGATACGGAAAGCCTGGAAGCGGCCATCCGCCATGTGCGCGAGGAGACGGCGCTTACGCCGAGGGCGATCATCCCGGTCGACCTGTTCGGCCTTGCCGCGGATTATCAGACGATCTCGCGCATTGCGGCGCGGGAGGAGCTTTTCGTCATCGAGGACGCCGCGCAGGCGACGGGCGGTTCCTCCGGCAATACGATGTGCGGCGCGTTCGGCGACGTGGCGGGCACCAGCTTCTATCCCGCCAAGCCGCTGGGCTGCTACGGCGACGGCGGCGCGATGTTCACCAATGACGACGATCTTGCCGAGAAGCTGCGGTCCATCGCCTTTCACGGCAAGGGCAAGAGCCAGTACGACAATGTGCGCATCGGCCTGAATTCACGCCTGGATACGATCCAGGCCGCCATCCTGATCGAGAAGCTGGGCCTGCTGGCCGAGGAAATGGACCTGCGCCAGGCCGTGGCCGACCGCTACGCCGAGGGGCTTGGGGACCTGGTCAAGGTGCCGCGCATCGCCGCGGGCAACCGTTCGGCATGGGCGCAATACGCCATCGAGACGCCGGAGCGGGACGCCGTGCGGGCGCACCTTTCCGAGAAGGGGATTCCCTCGGTGGTCTATTACGAGCGGCCGCTGCATGTGCAGGAAGCCTACAGCGCCTATCCGCGGACGCCGACGGGCCTGCCCGTTTCGGAGGGCCTGCCGGAGCGCATTCTCTGCCTGCCCATGCACCCCTATCTGACGCATTCGGACCAGGACCGGGTCATCGAAGCGGTGCGCGAGGGCGTCAGGCGGGCAGCGGAGTAG
- the cysD gene encoding sulfate adenylyltransferase subunit CysD yields MPATLSHLQRLEAEAIHIMREVAATFSKPVMLYSIGKDSSVLLHLAMKAFYPAKPPFPILHVDTTWKFREMIDFRDRMARELGFDLLVHINEDGVREGIGPFSHGSNVHTHVMKTVALRQALDKHGFDAAFGGARRDEEKSRAKERIFSFRTKTHGWDPKNQRPEMWKTYNTRVAQGESIRVFPLSNWTELDIWQYILQEDIPIVPLYFAKKRPVVERGGMTIMVDDDRMELLPGERIEERMVRFRTLGCYPLTGAIESSADTLEAIVAEMLTARTSERQGRAIDKDEAGSMEKKKREGYF; encoded by the coding sequence ATGCCGGCGACCCTATCGCACCTTCAGCGGCTCGAAGCCGAGGCGATCCACATCATGCGGGAGGTGGCGGCGACCTTTTCCAAGCCGGTGATGCTTTATTCGATCGGCAAGGATTCCTCGGTGCTGCTTCATCTGGCGATGAAGGCCTTCTATCCGGCCAAGCCGCCCTTTCCCATCCTGCACGTGGACACGACCTGGAAGTTCCGCGAGATGATCGACTTCCGCGACCGCATGGCGCGCGAGCTCGGCTTCGATCTTCTGGTTCACATCAACGAGGACGGCGTGCGCGAGGGCATCGGCCCCTTCAGCCACGGCTCCAATGTCCACACCCATGTGATGAAGACGGTGGCGCTGCGCCAGGCGCTGGACAAGCACGGCTTCGACGCGGCCTTTGGCGGCGCCCGCCGGGACGAGGAGAAGTCGCGCGCCAAGGAGCGCATCTTCTCCTTCCGCACCAAGACGCATGGCTGGGATCCCAAGAACCAGCGCCCGGAGATGTGGAAGACCTACAACACGCGCGTCGCGCAAGGGGAATCGATCCGCGTGTTTCCGCTGTCCAACTGGACCGAGCTCGACATCTGGCAGTACATCCTGCAGGAGGACATTCCGATCGTCCCGCTCTATTTCGCCAAGAAGCGCCCCGTGGTGGAGCGCGGCGGCATGACCATCATGGTAGACGATGACCGGATGGAGCTCTTGCCGGGCGAGAGGATCGAAGAGCGCATGGTGCGCTTTCGCACGCTCGGCTGTTATCCGCTGACCGGCGCGATCGAATCGTCCGCCGATACGCTCGAGGCCATTGTCGCCGAGATGCTGACGGCGCGCACTTCGGAGCGCCAGGGCAGGGCCATCGACAAGGACGAGGCGGGCTCCATGGAGAAGAAGAAGCGCGAGGGGTATTTCTGA
- the cysN gene encoding sulfate adenylyltransferase subunit CysN: MLDVTETIPLEADAGGIRDYLALQENKTLLRFLTCGSVDDGKSTLIGRLLYDTKLIFEDQLAALEKDSKKHGTTGEDIDLALLVDGLEAEREQGITIDVAYRFFATPKRKFIVADTPGHEQYTRNMATGASTADVAVVLVDARQGILPQTRRHSIIASLLGIRHVVLAVNKIDLVDFDEAVFAGIVADYRAFAKDLGFATIQPIPMSARYGDNVTRASANTPWYTGQSLIGYLETLDVESDLRDKPFRFPVQYVNRPNLNFRGFAGTVASGEIGVGDAVVVAKSGKPSRVKRIATYDGDRERAGEGEAVTLVLEDEIEVSRGNMLVAPDARPHVADQLAANVVWFDEHPLMPGRMYILRTETDEVSATVSHLKHRVNIHNFAHEAAKCLDLNEVGVCNFSLQAPIAFDTFAENRTTGSFVLIDRLTNATVGAGMILHPLRRAANIHWQALDVTKASRAEQKHQKPAVLWFTGLSGSGKSTIANLLEKKLHASGRHTYILDGDNVRHGLNRDLGFTEEDRVENIRRVSEVARLMADAGLIVLVSFISPFRAERRMARDMMPEGEFVEVFVDTPFEECAKRDPKGLYARALKGEIKNFTGVDSPYEEPERADIHLRTVGREPEELADELEAWLREKGYC, encoded by the coding sequence GTGCTGGACGTAACCGAAACCATTCCCCTCGAGGCCGATGCCGGGGGCATCCGCGATTATCTGGCGCTGCAGGAGAACAAGACGCTCCTACGGTTCCTGACCTGCGGTTCCGTCGACGACGGCAAATCGACCCTGATCGGGCGGCTGCTTTACGACACGAAGCTGATCTTCGAGGACCAGCTTGCCGCGCTTGAGAAGGATTCGAAAAAGCACGGCACCACCGGCGAGGATATCGACCTGGCGCTTCTGGTCGACGGGCTGGAGGCCGAGCGCGAGCAGGGCATCACCATCGATGTCGCCTACCGCTTCTTCGCCACGCCCAAGCGCAAATTCATCGTCGCCGACACGCCCGGCCATGAGCAGTACACGCGCAACATGGCCACGGGCGCCTCCACCGCGGATGTCGCCGTCGTGCTGGTCGACGCGCGCCAGGGCATCCTGCCGCAGACGCGCCGGCACTCGATCATTGCCTCGCTGCTCGGCATCCGGCACGTCGTGCTGGCCGTCAACAAGATCGACCTGGTGGATTTCGACGAGGCGGTGTTCGCCGGCATCGTGGCCGACTACCGGGCTTTCGCGAAGGATCTGGGCTTCGCCACCATCCAGCCCATCCCGATGTCGGCCCGCTATGGCGACAATGTCACCCGGGCTTCCGCCAACACGCCTTGGTATACCGGCCAGTCGCTGATCGGCTATCTGGAAACGCTGGACGTGGAGAGCGACCTTCGCGACAAGCCGTTCCGCTTTCCCGTGCAGTATGTGAACCGGCCGAACCTGAACTTCCGGGGCTTTGCCGGCACGGTCGCCTCGGGCGAGATCGGGGTGGGCGATGCGGTCGTCGTGGCCAAGTCCGGCAAGCCGTCGCGGGTCAAGCGCATCGCCACCTATGACGGCGACCGCGAGCGGGCGGGCGAGGGCGAAGCCGTCACCCTGGTGCTCGAGGACGAGATCGAGGTCTCGCGCGGCAACATGCTGGTGGCGCCCGACGCGCGGCCCCATGTCGCCGACCAGCTGGCGGCCAATGTGGTGTGGTTCGACGAGCATCCGCTGATGCCGGGGCGCATGTATATTCTGCGCACTGAGACGGACGAGGTCAGCGCCACGGTCAGCCATCTCAAGCACCGGGTGAACATCCACAATTTCGCCCATGAGGCGGCCAAGTGCCTCGACCTGAACGAGGTCGGCGTGTGCAATTTCTCGCTGCAGGCACCGATCGCCTTCGACACCTTCGCGGAAAACCGCACCACCGGCTCCTTCGTGCTGATCGACCGCCTGACCAATGCCACGGTCGGCGCCGGCATGATCCTGCACCCCTTGCGCCGGGCGGCCAATATCCACTGGCAGGCGCTGGACGTGACCAAGGCGTCGCGGGCCGAGCAGAAGCACCAGAAGCCGGCGGTCCTGTGGTTCACCGGGCTTTCGGGCTCCGGCAAGTCGACCATCGCCAACCTTCTGGAAAAGAAGCTGCACGCGAGCGGCCGGCACACCTACATCCTCGACGGCGACAATGTGCGCCATGGGCTGAACCGCGATCTCGGCTTCACCGAGGAGGATCGGGTGGAAAATATCCGCCGCGTCTCCGAGGTCGCCAGGCTGATGGCGGATGCGGGGCTGATCGTCCTTGTCTCCTTCATCTCTCCGTTCCGGGCCGAACGGCGCATGGCCCGCGACATGATGCCGGAGGGCGAGTTCGTCGAGGTGTTCGTCGACACGCCTTTCGAGGAATGTGCAAAGCGCGATCCAAAGGGGCTCTATGCAAGAGCGCTCAAGGGCGAGATCAAGAACTTCACGGGCGTCGATTCCCCCTATGAGGAACCGGAGCGGGCGGATATCCATCTGCGCACCGTCGGCCGGGAACCGGAAGAGCTCGCCGACGAACTGGAAGCCTGGCTGCGGGAGAAGGGCTATTGCTGA
- the cysQ gene encoding 3'(2'),5'-bisphosphate nucleotidase CysQ, with product MPKAAAPGDETALLSLFEELAVEAGAAIMRHYEAGVAVEEKADASPVTEADREAEAIILAGLARLPVGTPCVSEEAASGGVIPVCGDGGFLLVDPLDGTREFINRRPDFTVNIALVRAGAPVLGVVYAPAQGLLYAGHPGAAFEARCRDGKTLTDRRPIRTETMRQPPRIVASRSHLTPETGAFIARHPGAETVSVGSSLKFCIIARGDADLYPRFGPTMQWDTAAGDAILRAAGGRTLNLDGSPLTYGPKGADGIEAFASSFFVAEGAGSRPD from the coding sequence ATGCCGAAGGCGGCTGCCCCGGGTGACGAGACCGCCCTGCTGAGCCTGTTCGAGGAACTCGCCGTTGAGGCCGGCGCGGCGATCATGCGCCACTACGAGGCCGGCGTCGCGGTCGAGGAAAAGGCCGACGCATCGCCGGTGACCGAAGCGGACCGCGAGGCCGAGGCGATCATCCTCGCCGGGCTGGCGCGGCTGCCGGTCGGCACCCCTTGCGTCTCGGAGGAGGCGGCATCGGGCGGCGTGATACCGGTATGCGGCGATGGCGGCTTCCTGCTGGTCGACCCGCTGGACGGCACGCGCGAATTCATCAACCGCCGGCCGGACTTCACGGTGAACATCGCGCTCGTGCGCGCTGGCGCGCCGGTGCTCGGCGTGGTCTACGCGCCCGCGCAGGGGTTGCTTTATGCCGGCCATCCGGGCGCCGCGTTCGAAGCCCGCTGCCGTGACGGCAAGACGCTGACGGACCGCCGGCCGATCCGCACTGAGACCATGCGACAGCCGCCCCGTATCGTCGCCAGCCGCTCGCACCTGACGCCGGAAACCGGGGCGTTCATCGCCCGCCATCCGGGCGCCGAGACCGTCTCGGTCGGCTCGTCGCTCAAATTCTGCATCATCGCCCGTGGCGACGCCGACCTTTATCCGCGCTTCGGCCCCACCATGCAGTGGGATACGGCCGCGGGCGACGCCATCCTGCGCGCCGCCGGCGGCCGAACGCTCAACCTCGACGGCAGCCCGCTCACCTACGGGCCGAAGGGCGCCGACGGCATCGAAGCCTTTGCGAGTTCGTTCTTTGTCGCCGAGGGGGCGGGAAGCCGGCCCGACTGA
- a CDS encoding transcriptional regulator, with translation MNTLTVRLSTMADVKARFVEAGERALAGKAAEVTSTLNFASYEDMHKVLAPSRLAIVKTLAGQGPLSIREVARRVKRDVQAVHRDVTLLVNTGVIDRTQRGVEFPYDTIHFEFDVSAAA, from the coding sequence ATGAACACGCTGACCGTGCGCCTGAGTACCATGGCCGATGTCAAAGCTCGTTTTGTCGAGGCTGGAGAACGCGCCCTCGCGGGCAAGGCCGCCGAGGTCACCTCCACGCTGAATTTTGCCAGCTATGAGGACATGCACAAGGTCTTGGCACCCTCCCGCCTCGCGATAGTCAAGACGCTGGCTGGGCAGGGGCCCTTGTCGATCCGGGAAGTCGCGCGCCGGGTCAAGCGCGATGTGCAGGCCGTGCACCGGGATGTGACTTTGCTCGTCAATACAGGCGTTATCGACCGCACCCAAAGGGGAGTCGAATTCCCCTATGACACCATCCATTTCGAGTTCGATGTGAGCGCGGCCGCCTGA
- a CDS encoding carbohydrate kinase family protein, whose translation MILCCGEALIDMLPRKTEGGETGFVPYPGGSVFNTAIALARLGVPTGFFSGLSRDLFGRQLCRSLEESGVDISPARISDRPTTLAFVSLSGGQASYHFYDENSAGRMLTPADLPALGDDVPALLFGGISLVSEPCGSTYETMMERAATSRVTMLDPNIRPAFIADGEAHRSRMRRMMGLADIVKISEEDLTWLGGFDGAEAAARAYLSHGAKLVIVTRGGEGAHGFWNGGSVFEPALKVDVVDTVGAGDSFNAAILAWLDEAGRLTKDHLAALDGRAVREALSFATRVAAVTVSRAGANPPRRDELGGR comes from the coding sequence ATGATCCTGTGTTGCGGAGAAGCGCTGATCGACATGTTGCCGCGAAAGACGGAGGGCGGCGAAACCGGCTTCGTGCCCTATCCCGGCGGCTCGGTCTTCAACACCGCCATCGCCCTTGCCCGGCTCGGCGTTCCCACCGGCTTCTTCTCTGGCCTTTCGCGCGATCTGTTCGGCCGGCAGCTCTGCCGGAGCCTTGAGGAGAGCGGGGTCGACATTTCCCCCGCACGGATCAGCGACCGGCCCACCACGCTCGCCTTCGTCAGCCTGTCCGGCGGGCAGGCAAGCTATCATTTCTACGACGAGAACTCCGCCGGGCGCATGCTCACGCCCGCCGACCTGCCGGCGCTGGGCGACGACGTGCCGGCCCTGCTCTTCGGCGGCATCAGCCTGGTGAGCGAGCCTTGCGGGAGCACCTATGAGACGATGATGGAGCGGGCGGCCACCAGCCGCGTCACGATGCTCGACCCCAATATCCGCCCCGCCTTCATCGCCGACGGGGAAGCCCACCGGAGCCGGATGCGGCGCATGATGGGCCTGGCGGACATCGTCAAGATTTCCGAGGAGGATCTGACCTGGCTGGGCGGGTTCGACGGGGCGGAAGCAGCCGCGCGGGCATATCTGTCCCATGGCGCAAAGCTGGTGATCGTCACAAGGGGCGGCGAAGGCGCGCACGGCTTCTGGAACGGCGGCTCGGTGTTCGAGCCTGCCTTGAAGGTCGATGTGGTGGATACGGTCGGCGCCGGCGATTCCTTCAATGCCGCCATCCTCGCCTGGCTCGACGAGGCCGGCAGGCTGACCAAGGATCACCTTGCCGCGCTCGACGGGCGGGCCGTGCGCGAGGCGCTGTCCTTCGCGACCCGCGTCGCCGCCGTCACCGTATCGCGCGCCGGCGCCAACCCGCCGCGCCGCGACGAACTCGGCGGGCGCTGA
- a CDS encoding ROK family transcriptional regulator: protein MRDFNERLVMSLLRQHGSMAKTEIARMTGLSAQTVSVIMRGLEADALLIRGSPQRGKVGQPSIPMSLNPDGAYFFGLKIGRRSSELVLIDFRGTIRRMRQHSYAWPTPEETIAFVMDDIAQLRQAEDRAVWDRIGGLGVAMPFELWNWADAAGAPAGAMDGWREIDMRRELSARCPFPVYLQNDATSACGAELVFGTPLKQCDFIYFYIGAFVGGGIALGGRLFGGRTGNAGALGSMPVPGPGGRTRQLIDVASISVLEKALVARGREAQHLWTAPDDWGDLGEDLERWIEGAAEGLADAIIAAAAVIDFEESIIEGWMPLSVRSEIVRRTRRFLQTKDSEGLSLPDVREGTVGKHARALGGASLPLAERFLVGAPSSPAHSL, encoded by the coding sequence ATGCGCGACTTCAACGAGCGCCTGGTGATGTCCCTGCTGCGTCAGCACGGAAGCATGGCCAAGACCGAGATCGCCCGCATGACCGGCCTGTCGGCGCAGACGGTGTCGGTGATCATGCGCGGCCTGGAGGCCGACGCGCTGCTGATTCGCGGCAGCCCGCAGCGCGGCAAGGTCGGCCAGCCGTCGATCCCGATGAGCCTTAACCCCGACGGCGCCTATTTCTTCGGCCTCAAGATCGGCCGGCGCAGTTCCGAGCTCGTGCTGATCGATTTTCGCGGCACGATCCGGCGGATGCGCCAGCACTCCTATGCCTGGCCGACGCCCGAAGAGACCATCGCTTTCGTGATGGACGACATCGCGCAGCTTCGCCAGGCCGAGGACCGCGCCGTGTGGGACCGCATCGGAGGCCTCGGCGTCGCGATGCCCTTCGAATTGTGGAACTGGGCCGATGCGGCGGGCGCTCCGGCAGGCGCCATGGACGGCTGGCGCGAGATCGACATGCGCCGTGAACTCTCCGCCCGATGCCCCTTCCCCGTCTATCTGCAGAACGACGCGACCTCGGCATGCGGCGCCGAGCTGGTGTTCGGCACGCCGCTCAAGCAATGCGACTTCATCTATTTCTACATCGGCGCGTTCGTCGGCGGCGGGATCGCGCTCGGGGGACGCCTGTTCGGCGGCCGCACCGGCAATGCCGGCGCGCTGGGGTCGATGCCGGTGCCCGGCCCCGGCGGCAGGACCCGGCAGCTCATCGACGTCGCTTCGATAAGCGTGCTCGAGAAGGCGCTGGTCGCCCGCGGACGCGAAGCCCAGCATCTGTGGACCGCGCCCGACGATTGGGGCGATCTCGGCGAGGACCTGGAACGCTGGATCGAGGGCGCTGCCGAAGGGCTGGCCGACGCGATCATCGCGGCGGCCGCGGTAATCGACTTCGAAGAATCCATCATCGAGGGCTGGATGCCTCTTTCCGTGCGCTCGGAGATCGTCCGCCGCACGAGGCGGTTCCTGCAGACCAAGGACTCCGAGGGGCTCAGCCTTCCCGATGTGCGGGAGGGAACGGTCGGCAAGCATGCGCGCGCGCTGGGCGGCGCCAGCCTGCCTCTGGCCGAGCGCTTCCTGGTGGGGGCGCCGTCAAGTCCCGCACATTCGCTCTGA
- a CDS encoding sugar ABC transporter substrate-binding protein, which produces MLKTTALKTAALAIAGAGFLGLAQPASAQEVGACLITKTDINPFFVKMKEGARAKAEELGVNLSTYAGKVDGDHETQVQAIETCIASGAKGILITASDTKAIVPVVKKARDAGLLVIALDTPLEPIDAADATFATDNFKAGELIGEWAAKTLGEEAANAKIAMLDLTPSQPSVDVLRDQGFMTGFGIDTKDPNVIGDEDDPRIVGHDITNGNEEGGRKAMENLLQRDPDINVVYTINEPAAAGAYEALSSFGKTEGVLVVSIDGGCPGVQNVKEGVIGATAQQYPLLMASLGVEAIAKFAETGEVPEPSPGLDFFNTGVTLVTDQPVEGLESIGTDEGLERCWG; this is translated from the coding sequence TTGCTCAAGACCACCGCACTCAAGACAGCCGCACTGGCGATCGCCGGCGCAGGCTTTCTCGGGCTGGCGCAGCCGGCATCCGCGCAGGAGGTCGGCGCATGCCTCATCACCAAGACCGACATCAATCCCTTCTTCGTCAAGATGAAGGAGGGCGCGCGCGCCAAGGCTGAAGAACTCGGCGTCAACCTGTCCACCTATGCGGGCAAGGTCGACGGCGACCACGAGACCCAGGTGCAGGCCATCGAAACCTGCATCGCCTCCGGCGCCAAGGGCATTCTGATAACGGCTTCCGACACCAAGGCCATCGTTCCCGTCGTCAAGAAGGCGCGGGATGCGGGGCTGCTGGTCATCGCGCTCGACACGCCGCTCGAGCCCATCGATGCCGCCGACGCGACCTTCGCCACGGACAATTTCAAGGCCGGCGAGCTGATCGGCGAGTGGGCGGCCAAGACGCTCGGCGAGGAAGCGGCCAACGCCAAGATCGCCATGCTCGACCTGACGCCGAGCCAGCCGTCGGTCGACGTGCTGCGCGACCAGGGCTTCATGACCGGCTTCGGCATCGACACGAAGGATCCGAACGTGATCGGCGACGAGGACGATCCGCGCATCGTCGGCCACGACATCACCAACGGCAACGAGGAGGGCGGCCGCAAGGCGATGGAGAACCTTCTCCAGCGCGATCCCGACATCAACGTCGTCTACACGATCAACGAACCCGCCGCCGCCGGCGCCTATGAAGCGCTTTCTTCATTCGGCAAGACCGAAGGCGTTCTGGTTGTTTCGATCGACGGCGGCTGCCCCGGCGTGCAGAACGTGAAGGAAGGCGTCATCGGCGCGACGGCGCAGCAATATCCGCTGCTGATGGCGTCGCTTGGGGTCGAGGCCATCGCCAAGTTCGCGGAAACCGGCGAGGTGCCGGAGCCGAGCCCGGGTCTCGACTTCTTCAACACCGGCGTGACGCTGGTCACCGACCAGCCGGTGGAAGGGCTGGAGTCGATCGGCACCGACGAGGGCCTCGAGCGCTGCTGGGGCTGA
- a CDS encoding ABC transporter permease yields MSDADAARRKQDFEDGLGGSDAQVAAFEGHERNFVDRLQHFLHANPTMVPVIVLVLSVAAFGVIAGGNFFSAFNLSLIMQQVSIIGILAAAQSLVILTAGIDLSVGANMVLVSVIMGNLAVNMGVPAPLAIGIGFCCGALAGMLNGFFVTRVKLPPFIVTLGTWNIFFALNLWLSGAQSIRSQDIDAAAPLLKFFGESIRIGGAQFTFGSILMVMIFAVLWYVLNRTAWGRHVYAVGDDKEAAELAGIRTDRTLVQVYAVAGLVCAIGAWAAIGRVGSVSPQSFQEANLQSITAVVIGGISLFGGRGSIIGPLVGALIVGVFNSGLRLAGVDVLWQVFAIGWLTIIAVAMDQWIRKVSA; encoded by the coding sequence ATGAGCGATGCGGATGCGGCGCGCCGCAAGCAGGACTTCGAGGACGGCCTGGGCGGCAGCGACGCGCAAGTGGCCGCCTTCGAGGGCCATGAGAGGAACTTCGTCGACCGCCTGCAGCATTTCCTGCACGCCAACCCGACGATGGTGCCGGTCATCGTGCTGGTGCTGAGCGTCGCCGCCTTCGGCGTGATTGCCGGCGGCAATTTCTTCAGCGCGTTCAACCTGTCGCTGATCATGCAGCAGGTGTCGATCATCGGCATTCTTGCCGCGGCCCAGAGCCTCGTCATCCTGACCGCCGGCATCGACCTTTCGGTCGGCGCGAACATGGTGCTGGTCTCGGTCATCATGGGCAATCTCGCGGTCAATATGGGCGTGCCAGCGCCCTTGGCGATAGGCATCGGCTTTTGCTGCGGGGCGCTGGCCGGCATGCTCAACGGCTTCTTCGTCACGCGCGTGAAGCTGCCGCCATTCATCGTGACGCTCGGCACCTGGAACATCTTCTTCGCCCTCAATCTGTGGCTTTCCGGCGCCCAGTCGATCCGCAGCCAGGACATCGACGCCGCCGCGCCGCTGCTCAAATTCTTCGGCGAAAGCATCCGCATCGGCGGTGCGCAGTTCACGTTCGGCTCCATCTTGATGGTGATGATCTTCGCCGTGCTCTGGTACGTGCTCAACCGCACGGCCTGGGGCAGGCATGTCTACGCGGTGGGCGACGACAAGGAAGCGGCCGAGCTTGCCGGCATCCGCACCGACCGCACGCTCGTGCAGGTCTATGCGGTGGCCGGCCTCGTCTGCGCCATCGGCGCCTGGGCGGCCATCGGCCGCGTCGGCTCGGTCTCCCCGCAAAGCTTCCAGGAAGCGAACCTGCAGTCCATCACCGCCGTGGTGATCGGCGGCATATCGCTGTTCGGCGGGCGCGGCTCGATCATCGGGCCGCTGGTCGGCGCGCTGATCGTCGGCGTGTTCAATTCGGGACTGCGGCTCGCCGGCGTCGACGTGCTCTGGCAGGTCTTCGCCATTGGCTGGCTGACGATCATCGCCGTTGCGATGGATCAATGGATCAGAAAGGTGTCGGCATGA
- a CDS encoding ATP-binding cassette domain-containing protein, whose amino-acid sequence MDQKGVGMTNLQPVAQPVLTGRGLVKRYGRVVALDNANFDLYPGEVLAVIGDNGAGKTTLIKAISGAIRPDEGEIRLDGKPVSFRSPLEAREHGIETVYQTLALSPALSIADNMFLGRELRKPGFMGRWFRALDREAMERQAREKLSDLGLMTIQNIGQAVETLSGGQRQGVAVARAAAFGSKVIVMDEPTAALGVKESRRVLELIQDVKARGMPIVLISHNMPHVFEVADRIHVHRLGRRLCVIDPKDYTMSDAVAFMTGAKEPPAEAMAA is encoded by the coding sequence ATGGATCAGAAAGGTGTCGGCATGACCAACCTTCAACCCGTGGCCCAACCCGTGCTCACCGGCCGCGGCCTGGTCAAACGCTATGGCCGGGTCGTCGCCCTCGACAATGCCAATTTCGATCTTTATCCCGGCGAAGTGCTGGCGGTGATCGGCGACAACGGCGCCGGCAAGACCACCCTCATCAAGGCGATTTCGGGCGCGATCCGTCCCGACGAGGGCGAAATCAGGCTGGACGGCAAGCCGGTCAGCTTCCGCTCGCCGCTGGAGGCCCGCGAACACGGCATCGAGACCGTCTACCAGACGCTCGCCCTTTCGCCGGCTCTGTCCATCGCCGACAACATGTTCCTGGGCCGCGAACTGCGCAAGCCCGGATTCATGGGGCGCTGGTTCCGGGCGCTGGACCGCGAGGCGATGGAACGGCAGGCGCGCGAGAAGCTCAGCGATCTCGGCCTCATGACCATCCAGAATATCGGCCAGGCGGTGGAAACGCTGTCGGGCGGCCAGCGGCAGGGCGTGGCGGTGGCCCGCGCCGCCGCCTTCGGCTCTAAGGTCATCGTCATGGACGAGCCGACCGCGGCGCTCGGCGTGAAGGAATCGCGCCGCGTGCTGGAACTGATCCAGGACGTGAAGGCGCGCGGCATGCCGATCGTGCTCATCTCGCACAACATGCCCCATGTGTTCGAGGTGGCCGACCGCATCCATGTCCACAGGCTCGGCCGCAGGCTCTGCGTGATCGACCCGAAGGACTACACGATGTCGGACGCGGTGGCCTTCATGACGGGAGCCAAGGAGCCGCCTGCCGAGGCCATGGCGGCGTAA